A single region of the Chloroflexota bacterium genome encodes:
- a CDS encoding c-type cytochrome, translating into MKPSLSRGKSKRESYQENYEASKKGGEIFFPQTLARDALIALLVVTAIIVLAILFPVTSEPPADPTSTTYNPRPEWYFLFFFQFLKLFPGWLEPVAAVVIPMIALLILILVPFIDRGLGRGWIQRKRVIGSGVLVVIIFALLEAAGAMSAPATPAGEESPLVQAGRDIYQEINCAYCHSIGGVGGNIGPDLSSVGSQLDRETLSTYLRDPHAMTPTTLHPKLLFTDEELESLTSYLQTVGAPVSFSPEAPMLVEEHCLSCHMINDKGSALGPELSTIGERRTMSFLEAFTNDPQSVLPGATMPTFRDVLTPEQIRDIAAYLSSLKGEAPSPPPPPPSEPQTTEEVSPAPPEPSTPPPVPHTIEGRSACLACHEAGIAEAPKIPEDHSGRTNETCLSCHDNE; encoded by the coding sequence ATGAAACCGTCACTATCTCGAGGTAAAAGTAAAAGGGAAAGTTACCAAGAGAATTATGAGGCCAGCAAGAAAGGCGGTGAAATATTTTTCCCCCAAACTTTAGCTCGTGATGCCTTGATAGCTTTGCTGGTGGTAACGGCTATTATTGTCCTAGCAATTCTCTTCCCGGTTACAAGCGAACCTCCCGCCGATCCAACCAGCACCACCTATAATCCCCGACCGGAGTGGTATTTTTTGTTCTTTTTCCAATTCCTTAAGCTCTTCCCCGGCTGGCTGGAACCAGTGGCGGCAGTCGTTATACCTATGATTGCATTATTGATACTCATTCTGGTGCCTTTCATAGACCGTGGTCTGGGAAGAGGCTGGATACAGAGAAAACGCGTCATTGGCAGCGGAGTTTTGGTAGTAATAATATTTGCCCTCTTGGAAGCGGCTGGAGCTATGTCAGCCCCAGCCACACCAGCTGGTGAAGAAAGCCCATTGGTGCAGGCTGGGCGAGATATTTACCAAGAGATAAATTGTGCCTACTGTCATAGCATTGGTGGAGTAGGTGGTAACATAGGGCCTGATCTATCTAGCGTTGGCAGTCAACTTGACCGAGAGACACTTTCCACCTACTTACGGGACCCCCATGCCATGACTCCGACTACACTGCACCCCAAGCTTCTGTTCACTGATGAAGAATTGGAGTCGCTGACCTCCTACCTGCAAACCGTAGGAGCACCGGTCAGCTTCAGTCCAGAGGCACCGATGCTAGTTGAGGAGCACTGTTTAAGTTGTCACATGATAAACGATAAGGGTAGCGCACTCGGTCCTGAACTTTCAACAATCGGAGAGCGCCGCACCATGAGTTTTCTAGAGGCCTTTACCAATGATCCTCAGTCAGTTCTGCCTGGTGCTACCATGCCAACCTTCCGTGATGTTCTTACTCCAGAACAAATTAGAGACATTGCAGCCTATCTTTCCAGTTTGAAAGGCGAAGCACCTTCTCCTCCACCACCCCCGCCATCAGAGCCACAAACCACTGAGGAAGTATCGCCAGCTCCTCCAGAGCCGAGTACTCCTCCTCCAGTCCCGCATACTATAGAGGGACGCTCCGCCTGTTTAGCCTGCCACGAAGCCGGAATTGCTGAAGCACCCAAAATCCCTGAAGATCATAGCGGGCGAACTAATGAGACGTGCTTAAGCTGCCACGATAATGAGTAA